GTAGGATATatgtttttttcccttctttgttGCTTCCTGAATATGGTGTAACACTTTAGTTACATTCATTGCAGAGAGCTGCGGAACAATAACATTTCTGATTCAATTCCATCCAATATAGGAGAATACCAAAAATTGACACAGCTGTAAGTAATAGCCATTGGTTGGTAACTCTTTAGATTCATGCAGGGCTTGTACCGTTTTCCAAAGCTATAAAAGCAGGAACCTCTCTATTATTTGTTAGATTGGACCAACTCaaccagaaaaaaataatttgtaatgATTGCTGCACTAAAATCTAAGGACTGTTCAAGTTTTGACATAATTATCAGGTTATTTCTCccaccttaaaaaaaatctgaacTTACCCGGTTTGTAATCAACTTAGGACGACTGCATAGTATATCATACACATCtgatttcttttcatcttcattTATCTTTACTCCGTCCTCCTCTTGTTCCTTCTATCTTGTTTAGATGATGTGTAAGGCTTAAATTTTGTCTGCTCCAGTTGCATGAGAATCATAAGTGTTAATCATTTCTTGTTGATAACTGGTTTTATATATCTCACAACCATTTCATAGTTACTGTTGTATCAGTCCATGTGACAGTATTATATATCTTTTCAGGGATTTGAGCTTCACAATATAACAGGGCAGATTCCAGACTCCCTTTTCAATTTGAGTTCGCTCTCTTACTTGTAATATGCCTTACTTGCTGAGCTGCACAGTATACATCCCAACATACTCCTATTTGTATTGAAGCATGTATTGTTTCCTTCATTATCAGGTTTCTTGGAAATAATAAGTTAAACGGCACCCTGCCTGCACAAAAAAGTGCGAATCTTCTCAACATGTAAGTGCGTAAGACATTATGTGCATTCACAATATTATAGTGCATTTAAAATGGAGTTTTCTAACAAGTGGTTTTCAACTGTAAAAATCATCCCCTTTTggttgattaaatttattaagtttttctaaACCGTTTGATGCATATATACCTAGGAATTATATTCTATCTAATGTTGAGCAGTAGTACAGAATCCTATCCCTTATTGAAGATATGCTATTTTAGGGTAGCCCGAGTAACACATCTTAAAATCTTGTTTGAGCTAAGGGAACACTTATACAGTGAGATATACCAATCATATTGGAGAAGATGTAAAAGGAGATCATAAATCTAGGTTCTACACTCAAGTTAATACAAGTTTTGATCTCCATGCAATAAATTACTGATTACTCTAAACGATTAattgtttcctttttctcttttggattttctgtttttctgaTAGCAATTATAGAGTAAATTCTGATCACCACAAGAATGATTTGTACTGGCTTAATTTTAtagtatttcaaaatttaaatgtagGTGAGAATGCAGagtcatttcaattaaaaacttGAAACTCTTAATAGGATTTTCCCTATATGGAGCTCTTGTATTTAGCTATTTGAACTATCCCAACTTTATCTAGATATATGGATTTAGCTAATAGCATAAACAAGTGTAGCATTatgaggaaaaatggaaaatagagGTTTTGGATTTAAAATTGAGGGGtcaaattccaattttatttatttttcctaattaacTAATGTCACTTGGCTAATGCCTAATTAGTACTGTTCATGGCATTGTTTACTGGTTGGATGGAGCAAGCATGTACCTAACATACTTGAAATGTTATGCTTTCAGTGATTTGTCGTACAATAACTTGGTGGGAAGCTTTCCTTCTTGGATCAGTGAAGAAAATTTACAACTGTATGTTTACTTCATAGTGTCTATTATATTCGAATGTTAtctatattttctattttttttttccaatatttaTTACCTTCTACTCTCgaataacattttttattaacaatcGTATAAAAATCTTGAATTTTGAATATGGCCTTGCATACTCTGCATTCACTAATGATGAAACTGACATTTGGATCATATGGGTATACTATGCAGCAATGTAGTTTCCAACAACTTCACAATAGAAAGTTCAAACAGCAGGTAAATCTTTCCAGATTATATTTTCTACTTTTAGTGGTTGAATTTTTTGCCAAGATGAATCTGgaacaaaacaaattgttgtTTCCAATCCAGTTAAAAATGTTATTGGTCTCATTGTAATTTGACTCTTGTAAACTACCTAATTGGTCAATTATGGCCATGAGGGTGTTCGAAACTGATAAATCATGAGGCTCTCAACATGCTAATTTGTCCTCAAGTACATTTATgaacaaatttttcattttttaatttttaatgtggagtataaatcatcattaactcttttcttctgataattataatgttttactagcattaaattataaatagaaAACTAATTAACTATTGTTTAGCATGTAAATTACTTAAAATGTCCATTAAAAGGAGGACCATTGGGGGTTGTTATtggagtgggagtgtggaaTGGCAAGGTAAGGAAGTAACCGATGGAGAAGAAGCCAAACTGGTCTATTAAGCATAGTCAagcttacaaataaataaatcacttcATCCATACTCTTCCCCATGCCACGACTTCTATAAGTTAGAACAATCTCATGCTTAAGATTGTTATGcggtttttttttccctttaccTTTGTGGTATTCTTGTGTCATGGTGTAATAATATTATGTGATAGCCAAATCAATGCTATTTAATATGGGATAACTAAAAGGcccagaagaaaaaaatatgtgataCCTAAATATTTGTACCTTATCTACACATTGTTTCAAACTTAGATCTGTTAAGGGAGATTCCGTCACAAACTCCAACAGCTAGCTAGTCATCATGTACCAAAATATGCAAATTGAAGAATTCATTTTATGAATTAGAAGGGGTCAAGCCAGGTTATGTCATCTTAATGAGATTTATACAGTCAAATGTCTGTCCTGGCTGAGTATCTATGTTCTCCTAATTCAGGACATTGGGAACTAATCTAGAGCATTTAGCCAATTTGATACCTAGCAAGGAGGACTATCGAACCCCAATTGAGTATAGGAAACTTTATTCTGTGACATCATTTCTAtctaaaaaaacctaaaaagaaaagataaggtTAGATTTAACAACAAATGTAAAATCAATTCTTTCTAAATATTATACATTTCTCTTCGTGGAAATTTTCTGTCCTGTCTAGGATCAATTGCGATATCTTTTACTTGTAGTGATTGCAATTACTATCTTGCATTAGACAACCAAACACATTTCGCATGAAAAGAACCCTCTTTCATCATGGGGCAATCATGCGTTAGTATTATTAGGAGAATGCTTATTTGTGTATCACCAAGGGACCGTTTCTCTTATCAGGAGTTAAACTTAATCccaataagaatattttgtttgaGTCTGATATAGTTGCTTATAATTTGCGTTTCATGTGCAACATTACATACAATATTCTTTGTCTAAGTTCGTTTCCTTCTGTTTTAGTGCTTTGCCTTCAGGATTGAACTGCCTACAACGGGGCTTTCCTTGCAATCGAGGCACATGTAAGTACATTTAAAAGCATACTCTTGATTACTAGATTGGAAAGGATTAGTAGGTACTAAGGCAAATATTGTGAGAGCTTGGAATTGAATATATTAATCTTTCTTCTAAGTCAAATATTGAACTTTTTTAAAGATGAACTGAAatattttagtttcatagtAAAGGACTAGTAGACTTGAATTAGGCTTTAACTTGAACCATATCCAGTGTTGAAATGCATAACATGCTTATGAACACgtcaggatatatatatatacatgatccAACCTTGTACAATTTAATCACCTGTTCTGAGCTTACACATTGATTATGTGCTTCTTTTGTATTGGATTTCAGATTATAACTTTAGCATTAAGTGTGGTGGTCCTCCGATTACATCTTCTAGTGGTATTGTCTATGAGAGGGATGACGAGACACTTGGTCCAGCCACATATTATGTGACCAACACAAGCAGGTGGGCTGTTAGCAATGTTGGATATTTCAGTGGGAGCAGTGATCCCCAGTACACAAGGACTTCGTTATCTCAATTCCCAAGTATAGACTCAGAGCTGTTCCAGACAGCTAGACTCTCTGCTTCATCATTAAGGTACTATGGCTTGGGGCTTCAGAACGGGAACTACACTGTAAAGCTCCAGTTTGTAGAAACAGATTTTCAAAATACATCCACCTGGAAAAGTCTTGGGAGGCGTGTCTTTGATATTTATATGCAGGTCTGGATCATATTATTGAATTGTTTTAGATCAAAGTGTTCTCTTTGGAAATGATTTCATTACCTTCTAAGTTCTTTCAACCCAAtgtgtattatttttctttcaataagcatgatttaaaaaaaaaaaaaacaaaaaacaaaaaacaaataaacagatAAGATAGATTGTGTAGAATGATAATAATCGTACATCTTGATCGGGGATTATGATGGTCTTAAAAAGACTGAAAACATGCAACAATCCATGTGAGTCTATATTTCTTGGacaaagattttttaaaattcttaacATAATGTATGGAGTAGATTTATTCAAAATCTCaaccattattttttaattaaattttggagattctattttattattttttatgataaataaTAAGATGATAAATGATAAGTGATAAATACTGATATAACAAAATCCTCTTCAATAGTTAAGAAAATTTATTAGTGGAGTGCCAATTTTAAAAGATCATGATGGATATctctcaaccaaaaaaaaaaaaaaagtgtcttaacaaatttattgacgGTTTTATACATCAATCAAGAAGTTACCTTGGATATGATGGATATTGGCGtcatttgtgtttttgtttaaaCTGTTTATTCCAGGGGAATCGTTTATTTAAGGATTTTGACATACGAAAGGAGGCTGGTGGAGTCTCTATGCCCGTTCAGAAGGAATTTCAGGTCCAGGTATCAGAAAACTACCTTGAAATCCATCTCTTTTGGGCTGGAAAAGGAACCTGCTGCATACCTCGTCAAGCTACTTATGGACCTTCTATTTCTGCCATCAGTGCTACCCCAGGTAATATAGTGCAAAAATTGTAGTTGCAATTCAGAAGATTAAGAACATGTTGTTGATGGCCTTGCTTTTGTATAGACTTTATACCCACAGGTGATAACAAACTTCCAAGCAGCAAGAAGAATAATAGGACTGGTCTGATCGTAGGTGTCGTTGTTGGTGCTGGAGTTTTAAGCTTTCTGtctgtttttgtggttttctaTATTGTTCGAAGAAGAAAACAGCTTCCAACCAGTGATGATGCGGGTAAGTCAAAAGTCATATTGTATGTCTATTCTAGTTGTCAAAgttcattcattttttagtcTACATATTAGAAATATGCAACTTTTGCCTATGTGTGAgtctatattatttatttattagtgaGGTAGAAATTGTGTTAAGTAGAAATTGCAGTGTATCATATCATGTTTCTGACAACAGCTACGTCATGGCAATTTTACCAAAACCTCATCTATATGTCTGCTAAATAAtacagacacacacacacaacagcAAAGAGTAGGGTAAAATGTAAGTTACTTCGCTGATAAAACCCCATTCTATAGAcaactttctatatatattcttgCTACTGAATCTCCCATCTTCAGTGCAACAACATTTTGGACTAAAACACATTGATGATTATTTCTTAACAAAAGGAGACATCCTCAATTTAACATGTAAAACTATACTGCATTTTCACTCACAAACCACTGAAGCAAATTGATAAGCAGATCAACCTGTGTTTATGTTGAAAATGCAGAGCTCTTGGGAATAGATGTTAAAACATTCACTTTCAGCTACGCTGAACTAAAGACAGCTACAGAAGAATTTAGTCCTGCTAACAAGCTTGGAGAGGGAGGATTTGGACCTGTCTTTAAGGTAAGTCCTTATTCTAATCAAGGACAAAAAGTGGCTGAACCTATGTTAGTGGACAAAAATTTAGTTGACTATCTGATATAACTCTAGAGCTGTTATATATCTATTGCAATTTCCAAGAAGTAATGAAGCAAAACTTGCAACATCACCTTTCCacgatttcttttcttttcttttatttattgttcCTTATGTTTCctgcctttctttttttttgtgaaattgcATGCACTCCTTACCATGGTATCTTGTGCTCATGATTGGCAAGATGCTGACAATTGCAGTTGTTGTAGAAGTGAAACAAAAATACTTAAAGATTCATAATATGATGTCCTGATCCGGATTCTCTGTTATTCCTTTCACAAAGAAAGGGGCTGGGTAATAATAGAGGGATTGTGAGGGGGACTTCCTTGCCCAACGAGGAGGGGGCAAGGATAAGAGGGATCCTCAATTGCTGGAGTTCCCTGTCCTATGATATCCATAACccttttctatttcttctaCCAGTTCTAATACACTTGCATTTTCTATTATGGTTATCTTTTGACCTTAGTTAAAGTTGAAAGATATTCAAAGTTCTTAatcaaatgaagaaagaagaaacatattttgtagttattttctGATTCACGCCATTTTCCCAAGTTCAAACTTGTATAAGTTGCCATATTATAATccttacacttttttttttttttttttctttctttggtctGGTTACACATACTCAAAATTATGGTTTTTATTCCTCTTTTAGGGCTACCTTGGAATTAGGACTCTTCAATGCAACTTGTTCTTTACATTCAGTATACTAAAAGAAGAAAGCATTCTATGGTGAAATTAGGTCCATTATATCTCAATTGGCTagaaatttctattaaaaattagtgattaacagaagaaaaaaaaaaagaaaagaagtttatAGAGAGTGAAggattgcatatatatatatatatatatatatatatatatataaaaagtaaaattttgaacTGATGATttcagcaattttatttttttcatggaTGGTGTAAAGTTTAAGTTgtgtaaattaaatttatttaagcCATCCACCCTACTCAGCCAGACTATCATTTTCTATTTACATTGATAGATCAAAATCATCCCTGTAGATGactaattgtttttaaaaatattttctgtcacatttttttttttttttttttttctgacactTTGTACTAAATAGGGAACACTGCTTGATGGGAGAGTAATTGCTGTGAAGCAACTATCTGTAGTATCACACCAAGGAAAGAACCAGTTCATAACGGAGATTGCTACTATATCTGCTGTGCAACACCGCAACCTTGTGAAATTGTACGGATGTTGCATTGAGGGAGATCAACGACTGCTTGTTTATGAGTTTCTAGAGAATAGAAGTCTTGATCAAGCGTTATTTGGTATGTGAATGCGTCTTTGcacttgctctctctctctctatatatatagatatacacgtgtgtgtgtgtgtgtttatttgtGTATGTATGTGTTATGTATTAAGCAGATTAAGTTTTATATGCTTGCATGAGGCAGGTAAAAGAAGTTTGAATCTCGACTGGTCAACCCGTTTTGATATATGCTTGGGTGTTGCAAGAGGTTTAGCATATCTTCATGAGGAGTCACGACTTCGAATTGTACACAGAGATGTGAAGGCCAGTAATATCCTGCTTGACTCTGATCTCATCCCCAAAATATCAGACTTTGGCTTGGCCAAGCTTTACGACGATAAAAAGACCCACATAAGCACCCGTGTTGCAGGAACTATGTAAGATCATGAAGGCTTCGTTGGGCACCTTGTCTTTCTAAACTATATAATCCTTTATTTTGTCGTTTTTATAAGCTATCTTGTACTAATTTTTGCATATGATTATTACTGATGTAGTGGGTATCTTGCGCCAGAGTACGCCATGCGTGGGCACCTTACAGAGAAGGCTGATGTGTTTGCCTTTGGTGTTGTGGCTCTAGAAATTGTTAGCGGGAGGCCAAATGCTGACTCAAGcttggaagaagagaaagtataTCTTCTTGAATGGGTATGAACAATATTTTTGTGCTCCATGTTTCCATTGTTACCTGTCTTCTAATGAGATGGATTTTTCAGTCCACTTCGAAAAGTTCCAGTAGCATTTATCTTTCTATAGCTATGGGTTCCAGGTTAAAATAGTCATGACCATCcatacttatatatattttgcttcttCCAAAAAGTTGAAACAAGATTAAAACTTGGATCATATTAGGAGAAAATTCTGGATGTCTCAAGGCAGCAGAATAATTTTACCTGCTTATACAGAGCATCCAAAAATGAGTCCAGTAGCATACTTAACAGGAAATGAAATGAGTTTCTGTAGCCAAATCTCCCTTAGTAAGACCTTACTTTTGTGACTCACACTATGAAATGGCCTCTGTCGAAgttatttttgaaattcaagaTAAGACATAAGTTCTATTTTACTTTGTGATGATCCCGATTTATGAAGTGTACACTAAACTTCATTGATAGTGAAATGTCAATCTGGATGTGTCGGTTATCCATATGGCACAGCACATTTTACATAGAGTGCTTAAAACAGAGTGACTTCATAGAATCAAAAAATGAGCCTGAGGAAGAGTTACGAAAATCGACTGGATTTATCTAGATCTTCTGCAAAATATAGTTGCCTCCTTGAAACAATTAGAATACTCACTTCCAACAGGTTTATACTAAATTCTGAACTGTTAAGACTCATTGAAACAATTGGACTGCTCACATCCACCACCTTTATAGTAGCATATTCCTCATTGTAACAATTGGCATACTCGCCACCACCATTTTTGTACTATATTCTGAAGCCTGATAACACATATCCTTCTCAGGCTTGGCATTTACATGAAAGCAACTGTGAAGTCGGTCTTATAGACTCTACATTATCAAAGTTCAATGAGGAAGAAGTAAAGCGCATGATAGGAGTATCTCTTTTGTGCACACAAGCATCCCCAACGTTACGGCCATCAATGTCGCGTGTGGTGGCAATGCTTTCGGGAGATATTGAAGTGAGCTCTGTAACTTCAAGGCCTGGATATTTGACTGACTGGAAATTTGATGATGAAAGCAGCTTATTGAGTAATGTTGCAATCCATGCTAGCAATTTCAACTCATTAGCAAGTACAAGCATAATGGGTGATGCAGAGATTTCACCCGCAAATGTTTCTAAACCCATGCTCGATGAGATTATCAAAGAGGGTAGGTGAgaatccattttttttctttcctttgggtaattttacaaactttttattattcaattccAGGCATAATATGTGATTATGCAATTTTAGATCTACTTGattgtaaattaatttttcattttattttttcctgagGTATTGGCACCCTCCTTGCATGTTAGTATAGACTATAGAGGTGCAGACGTTAAGGCACTAATTCAAGGCGGCCTTCACACTGAGGTGGAAACTACAAGTTTGTCTTATAAGCCCCCTTTACTGTCAGGAAATTCTTTAACAAATTGTTTAGATGGAGTGATTTGGAATGGGTGGAACAAACAGAGTAGGGCTCCATTTCTGTCCCCTGAATCCCTGATTAATTAGGGTGAGATTTCATTTTCATCCATTCAACAAATGAGAACGAAAATGATAATCAATCTGTATGTTTTAGGCGAAAAGAAAATAAGGGTAAGGGAAAGAAGTTTAGATCTTCTAGTCGTAAGAACAATTCCTGTACACTGGTAATGTGAATAGGACTCGTCAAAGCTTTTATATAGTTTTGAATAGTACAAGTCATTACCCTATTttcatgtaaaatttaattatatattcctTTGGGTGGAAACCCTCCTGTGGATTGGCCATTAATTAGTTTCAAAGGTAAATCCCTTCGCAGCCTAGTAGCTAAAATGATGTTTGCAGCAACAGTTTATGGAATTTGGcgtgagagaaatgctagaatgtTTCAGGGAGTTGGTAATGTGTCTTTTTTATGAGATTGTGTATTGGGTGAGGGCTAGGATCAAACTCCCTACATGGGTTGGATCTGTAAAATCTAACCTGGACCATGAACATTGGAAATGGAGATGGTCCTGAACTCCTGATACTCCACGAAGTGGGTAGTGGCAAATGCCTCTTTTAAACAAGATTCTCTCAGGAATTTTCTCAAACACCATCTTCACAAGTCCAATCTCTACACGTTGTACGAACAAATGAGGTCAAATTGAACCTAGATTGCGAAAACACACATATGGACATGCTAACCCTCTTCAAAGGCTGACCCTTTTCCACACAACTAAATCATATGAGACCCAACTTGCACAAAACGCATTTTACAGGCATCTCACTTCATATAATCTCTATAGTCATTGTATCTTGCTAATTGAATGAGAAAGAGGGAAAAACTTGGACTTGAAGAGGCAGCACAACTTGGAGTATGGATGATGCACTCGCTTCTATACGTAAAAGCTTGAGTAGACCCTAGGGGGTGAAAGAGTGCAGAGGGCGACAATTTtggagaaagaggaggaaaTAAGAAAGGAAGTGAGGCGATTGTGGTGGTAACCAGGGTCAGAAAGATAGATTTTGGGGCGTAACCGCGTAAGGCGAGAAATTTAAGTgaggcatttttttaaaaatttaattattaattaatttaagggTAAAGATCACATAtctcttcaaactaccattcaattgacaaagtctccaaaacttttaattgtgacaatgtttccctccaaactatcaaaacattgttaatgtccCCTTAAGAGCATTCCGAATGGAAtagctaaatgttacttttatctaaaatgactcttcaaatgtttaaaaaaactccctacattggattagccaaaagaaaatgtaaaatagatatttgattggaagagctaaaaaaaaagctaaatgtagcagcactttttaagggagctattttatttttcattgtttctcacctattttctctttttcccaaatcttttcctattttttctctgcatgttctatttttcccaaaacttttcccatttttcctctcacatgttctctttttcccaaaacttttattgcttttaataatattttaatagaatagat
This genomic interval from Corylus avellana chromosome ca3, CavTom2PMs-1.0 contains the following:
- the LOC132176697 gene encoding probable LRR receptor-like serine/threonine-protein kinase At1g56140 yields the protein MPVQKEFQVQVSENYLEIHLFWAGKGTCCIPRQATYGPSISAISATPDFIPTGDNKLPSSKKNNRTGLIVGVVVGAGVLSFLSVFVVFYIVRRRKQLPTSDDAELLGIDVKTFTFSYAELKTATEEFSPANKLGEGGFGPVFKGTLLDGRVIAVKQLSVVSHQGKNQFITEIATISAVQHRNLVKLYGCCIEGDQRLLVYEFLENRSLDQALFGKRSLNLDWSTRFDICLGVARGLAYLHEESRLRIVHRDVKASNILLDSDLIPKISDFGLAKLYDDKKTHISTRVAGTIGYLAPEYAMRGHLTEKADVFAFGVVALEIVSGRPNADSSLEEEKVYLLEWAWHLHESNCEVGLIDSTLSKFNEEEVKRMIGVSLLCTQASPTLRPSMSRVVAMLSGDIEVSSVTSRPGYLTDWKFDDESSLLSNVAIHASNFNSLASTSIMGDAEISPANVSKPMLDEIIKEGR